In Alphaproteobacteria bacterium, one genomic interval encodes:
- a CDS encoding type II secretion system F family protein, whose protein sequence is MARYRYRAVGNDGAVSEDVIEAPDRESAIAKLRMADRLPVSIAPDDGPRPSVGSASAQRRQGAFHVLGARGPARAARLRFTSELATMVGADVSVDRALDLLAQTTTDAVLAGVAQTMRQRVREGQGLAAAAAAHPEVFSPFYCATLRAGEVGGQLTGALESLARYQERMGRLVTSVQSALIYPTLLAFAALISLVVLLVYVVPQFDQLFREAAVPLPGGTRAVVAVSGFVVDYGWLVLLAALGGWLYIRVGRRRRAFGLRVDRLALSAPLVGDVIRRIETERFAHALGALLGNGVLLPEALRLAADAAANRAVAEAIRHAIDAVKGGSTLAAALARDGIFPPIAIELLRVGEEGGRLVEMLERLAATNAADAETAIKRFVAILEPSLIVVIGVVVGAIILSLVSAIAGINALAL, encoded by the coding sequence ATGGCGCGCTACCGCTACCGGGCAGTCGGCAACGACGGTGCCGTCAGCGAAGACGTGATAGAGGCGCCGGACCGGGAGTCCGCGATTGCCAAGTTGCGTATGGCCGATCGGCTGCCGGTGAGTATCGCGCCGGATGATGGCCCTAGGCCGTCGGTCGGGTCCGCCTCCGCACAGCGTCGCCAAGGTGCCTTTCATGTTCTCGGTGCCCGAGGGCCGGCCCGTGCCGCGCGCCTTCGCTTTACCAGCGAATTGGCAACCATGGTCGGCGCCGATGTATCGGTGGACCGGGCGCTCGATCTGCTCGCGCAAACGACAACCGACGCTGTCTTGGCCGGCGTCGCCCAGACCATGCGCCAACGGGTTCGCGAGGGGCAGGGCCTCGCCGCCGCCGCGGCGGCGCATCCGGAGGTGTTCTCGCCGTTCTATTGCGCCACATTGCGGGCCGGAGAAGTGGGTGGCCAGCTGACTGGGGCATTGGAATCGTTGGCGCGGTATCAAGAGCGGATGGGTCGTCTCGTGACGTCGGTTCAATCGGCGCTGATCTATCCAACACTGCTGGCGTTCGCCGCGCTGATTTCGCTGGTGGTCCTGTTGGTCTACGTCGTGCCGCAATTCGACCAATTGTTCCGCGAAGCTGCGGTGCCGTTGCCTGGAGGAACGCGCGCGGTCGTCGCCGTGTCGGGCTTCGTGGTGGACTACGGTTGGCTCGTATTGTTGGCCGCATTGGGCGGCTGGCTCTACATCAGGGTCGGGCGGCGTCGCCGAGCGTTCGGTTTGCGCGTCGACCGTCTTGCGCTAAGCGCCCCCCTCGTTGGCGACGTCATTCGCCGGATTGAAACTGAACGCTTTGCCCATGCCCTTGGGGCGCTCCTGGGGAATGGCGTGCTTTTGCCCGAAGCCCTGCGTTTGGCCGCCGACGCCGCAGCAAATCGCGCGGTTGCCGAAGCGATCAGGCACGCCATCGACGCGGTCAAAGGCGGGTCGACCCTGGCCGCCGCGCTCGCGCGGGACGGAATCTTTCCGCCGATCGCGATCGAACTCCTCCGAGTTGGTGAGGAAGGCGGGCGATTGGTCGAGATGTTGGAGCGGTTGGCGGCGACCAATGCGGCGGACGCCGAAACCGCCATCAAACGGTTCGTGGCGATCCTCGAGCCAAGCCTCATCGTTGTCATCGGCGTCGTGGTCGGCGCGATTATTTTGTCACTTGTATCAGCCATCGCGGGGATCAATGCGCTTGCCCTCTAG
- a CDS encoding GspE/PulE family protein, with the protein MTAQLTQILLDRGTLSPRDLARAELVVQGSGEPLHRILCSLGLVAEEEVARGLAQCMSLPLAEARDYPAAALFVDQLRPDFLRTYRVLPLRSTADAVVVAMADPTDDETRRALALQLGKPVSTAVAVPAELDRWLEKLYGAAPAETVPVAARGDDIERLREMASDAPVIRRVNQLLERAVAARASDIHMEPQAGGLRLRHRIDGILHDVDLLQSEDHAAIVSRVKILANLDIVERRLPQDGRCRVNVEGRSVDVRVSCLPTMHGEGVVLRLLDKANAPLTLPQLGFAAAVGDRLGKVLGANQGIFLVTGPTGSGKTTSLYAMLQQLNDPARKLITVEDPVEYELPGVHQMQVRPRIGLEFANVLRSVLRHDPDVIMVGEIRDLDTAAMAIQAALTGHLVLSTLHTNDAASAVTRLSDMGVERYLMASALRGVMAQRLVRTLCQACRVPDDGGVAALRSLDPGFVHDTATVYQAGGCHRCGDTGFAGREAIAELVVIDDAMRAAILGGADAVAVARLARAAGTTSMRSDGLRKAATGVTTIDEVLRAVGED; encoded by the coding sequence TGAGCCCGCGGGATCTGGCGCGGGCCGAGCTTGTCGTCCAGGGGAGCGGTGAGCCGCTTCATCGCATCCTTTGTAGTCTCGGTTTGGTGGCAGAGGAAGAGGTCGCGCGCGGACTGGCGCAGTGCATGTCGCTGCCCCTTGCCGAGGCGCGGGACTATCCCGCCGCCGCGTTGTTCGTCGATCAGCTGCGGCCCGACTTCCTGCGGACCTACCGCGTCTTGCCGCTACGCAGTACAGCCGACGCCGTTGTGGTCGCGATGGCCGATCCGACGGACGACGAGACCCGGCGGGCGCTGGCGTTGCAACTCGGTAAACCGGTAAGTACGGCGGTCGCGGTGCCGGCGGAATTGGATCGTTGGCTTGAGAAGCTTTACGGGGCCGCGCCCGCGGAAACCGTTCCCGTCGCGGCCCGGGGCGACGACATCGAACGCCTGCGCGAAATGGCGAGCGACGCGCCGGTGATCCGCCGCGTCAACCAGTTGCTCGAACGGGCCGTAGCGGCCCGGGCATCGGACATCCATATGGAGCCCCAGGCCGGGGGCTTACGTTTGCGCCACCGGATCGATGGGATATTGCACGATGTCGACTTGCTGCAGTCGGAGGACCACGCGGCGATTGTCAGCCGGGTCAAGATCTTGGCAAACCTCGATATTGTCGAGCGTCGCTTACCTCAGGACGGGCGTTGCCGCGTTAACGTTGAGGGTCGGTCGGTCGATGTCAGGGTGTCCTGTCTGCCGACAATGCACGGTGAAGGTGTCGTCTTGCGCCTATTGGATAAAGCCAACGCCCCGCTGACGTTACCGCAGCTCGGGTTCGCTGCCGCTGTCGGTGACAGGCTTGGCAAGGTTCTCGGTGCCAACCAGGGCATTTTCCTGGTAACGGGGCCGACCGGCAGCGGTAAGACGACATCGCTGTACGCGATGTTGCAGCAGCTCAACGATCCTGCGCGCAAGTTGATCACGGTTGAAGACCCGGTGGAATACGAACTGCCCGGCGTGCACCAGATGCAAGTGCGCCCACGGATCGGGCTAGAGTTTGCGAACGTCCTGCGGTCGGTGTTGCGCCACGACCCCGACGTCATCATGGTTGGCGAGATTCGCGATCTCGACACTGCCGCGATGGCGATCCAAGCTGCGTTGACGGGCCATCTTGTCCTCTCGACGCTCCATACAAACGACGCGGCAAGCGCGGTAACCCGGTTGTCCGATATGGGAGTCGAGCGCTACCTGATGGCCTCGGCGTTGCGCGGCGTGATGGCGCAACGACTGGTGCGCACGTTGTGTCAGGCGTGCCGCGTACCGGACGATGGAGGTGTCGCAGCGTTGCGCTCCCTCGACCCGGGATTCGTGCACGATACAGCGACGGTCTATCAAGCGGGCGGTTGCCACCGGTGCGGCGATACCGGTTTCGCTGGGCGGGAGGCGATTGCGGAACTTGTCGTTATCGACGACGCGATGCGCGCGGCAATCCTGGGCGGCGCCGATGCGGTGGCGGTCGCGCGTCTCGCTCGCGCCGCCGGTACCACATCGATGCGCAGTGACGGGTTGCGCAAAGCTGCGACGGGCGTGACGACGATCGACGAAGTCTTGCGCGCGGTGGGTGAAGACTGA